The DNA sequence AGAAGTttatattacatacaaaatactcccataaaaatacaaattaaccaaaaatattatatatagcaTACTCTTCAACATCCGCCACAACATCAAATTCTTTCATATATAAAACTGGCCAAGATTTTGAACATAAATCACTCTACATAGGCTCACTAATTTCTCCTCTCAATTTGTAAaaatcattttgtaaaattttgtaaatatcaaaatatgaatatatcataGGAATAAAAGACAAGCATACGATTTCACGAAGAATGTTTTAGAACATACATAAATGAATAACAAAGAGCTAATCATAACAAATGAAGTTGcgaacaatataaaataataatgctaCTAAACAAACGAAGACAAAGGTCAAACTTAAGACTGACCAAAAGATCAGATAAGAGTTTAGTACTGCACAAATAGtgccttaaaaaataatataatttcttcttcaaaaaatatatatatatataatttcatattttatttttatttaagccCGGGTATAAGCTCGTTGTCGTGTTATAAGGATTTGGTAACTTGTTGTTTTATGCATAAATCTGATGTTATATGCATTTTTTATGggtaattttttgttaaaactaaAAGCAGAGTTAGTGCAATCCCTTCCTCCTTGCACTCTTGCACAACAAAAGCGCACTATAGGGCATAACCACTGCACTACTTATAGTGTATTATTATATAAGTTGTATTTCCACACCTGAATATATGCAGAGTTTCTATCGAGGCTTATTCAATGGAGTTGAAGAGCCAGGCCATGAAAATTTTGAACGTAATGGCAAAAGCTCTCAGAATGAAGCCCGAAGAAATATTTAATGAAGGCATGCAATCAATGAGGATGAACTGCTATCTCCATGCCCTCAACCAGATCAGGTTATTGGACTCACGCCTCATAGTGATGCTACTGGCCTCACCATTCTTTTTCAACTAACTGGAACCGAAGGCCTCCAGGTTATGAAGGACGGCTTCTGGATCCCAATTCAACCGTTTGCCTTATGCTTTTGTTATAAACATTGGAGATATTTTGGAGGTATGTATACTACTCTACACTATCAATCTTGttctatatataaatcttcTATAGTTTAAGGTATATAGACTTTGTTGGCTTGATCACTTGCTGCTCTGAATTTCAAGATTGTGACTAATGGAGCATACCCTAGCATTGAACATAGAGGCGTTGTTAACTCCCTGAAGGAAAGATTGTCCCTTAGCTACTTTTCTATCCCCTAACCTTAATGGAAAATTCGGTCCTGCGCCTAGCCTTCTCTCGTCCAAAAATCCTCCAAAGTTTCAAAGCACTGCTAACGATGATTTCTTGAAGGGATTTTTTGCTTAGAAGCTTAATGGGAAATCTTTTTTGGACACTCTAAGAATATAAACAAAATGTTCAGGGCAAAAAATTTCTAAAGTCCTTCAATTCGAGAGTGTTGCTATATTTGAAAATGTCTAGGGTATATTAGAAAGATCtagttaatataaaaaatttagtattaatataacaataattatattaatgtaacagtaacaaaattatattaatggttcatgcaaaaatattaatataataaaaaatatttcaaaatactaatgaaaaaaaattaaaattgtggggtgcaaagtgaaaacccaCATCtattaactttaacggtcaattaaacggagtGGTCAAAGaggcgcttttcaaactttattatttgagaccaaatcaaaaaagcgcctaaacataaggggtgcaaagtgtcaatcactcataatttaatgattgaaataatTGAAACCTATTTACTAGTGAAATAAAAATAGCATTAACCTGGCTATTATTTATCAATAGTATCCTTCATCCTGTTATTAAACCTGACcaattatttatagaatttatatttacaatatatttagcTTCTTGAATTACATTATAAAATAGTCAATAGTTTCTCGCTCATATATATATCGGGTTAATTATCGACTGGATCACTTATTACAGTCCAATGTATCATCCGCATCACTgcgaaatttttggtctcacatAAACCACTCATCAGACTAATGGTTGCATGCcgttaaatcaaatcaaaatagaCGTTAAATTTAACTTCTCCGTAAAGTTCAAGGTAACCATGATGTTCCTTTGCTTCTTCTTTTGAAACTTAAGTATCTATGCTtgtctttaaattttatttaaattttgcagCTCTTGATTCTTTCAATTCCAGTAAAATtagaaagtaaataaatcaaatacaaaaaaaagagattttctattaataaaactagaaagtaaataaatcaaatacaaaaaaaagagattttctattaataaaactagaaagtaaataaatcaaatacaaaaaaaatatgacaaaagattttatattaataacactAGAAAGTAGTATTAAGCTTTTAATTTCAGTGCAAGTTCAAAAGGTCGGATACACACATTTATATTTACTGGGGAATGAAGTGAGTCAGCAAAAGTAGCTGTTAAATTTTGCATACATTCGGCTCCAATAAGTGATccagttgataattaaccctatataTATCTAGCTATCTGGTCTAAGAAATGTGTACACTGTAACATTCTCAACTCGGTCTCTGTCATGTGTCTTTCTACCTTCTCATTCTCTACACTCTGCATTTCATTTCATCTTGTTGAATCCAATCAAGCATAAGCAGACAATACTATCCGTCTTTCTTTTACTTTGAGGTCGTGTAAATCAGCATTTTACCTTCTTCTTGCACTTTCCGGGCTATGAAAGTATCGACTATTTTTGTCTCTAGCTTCAACCATAATTGTTTCGACCCTTATGGCAGAAAAACCTCTCTTTGATCTAGAATTAAGAACAACTATTGTTTGACAGCTTAAACGTTTTTGGTGAAGTCaacatcatttttatttctcaacaGCTCTTTTACACTCGGCCATTCGACCACTAAAATTCTCTGTTATTTCTTCCCCCAAGCACCAATTTTTTCCCCACACTGCTGAATTTTCTGTTGAATATTCAAGAGAGCATTATCCTCCTAATTATCATTTATCAGTTGAAAGCTATAGGTTCTGGGAGCCATGCATTTTCATAGCAAAAGCTCTTATTTCTGCCTTGGTTTTTCATTGCTTTCGTTGGGTACTCTAAAGATATTGCTATGTGATCAGAGGGCGTGTGTTCCAAATTATGAAGTCTCGCTAAGGGGAAAAGCTGAAGCCATTCATTAGTGATATATATTGATAAGTAATAAATTGAACTCTAAACATGTATTCTTTtgggtaaaaaaatatataacttataaataaatcacaatctaattaattaaatatcataatagtATATTCATTGAAAAATTAGACATTTGTGctaactatatttttttcttaatttctttattaaaaCGATTATTAAGATGGAGCTATATTATTTCATtgcacaaatatttttttacatatacatacatacatacatacatacatacatatatatatatatatatatatatatatatatatatatatatgcgcgtgtgtgttaaatatatatacactaactttaataaatatcaaattaatatgttttaactttataaaacacatttaattgatataatatattatcataataatatacaaattaataataaaaatgttgtTATTATCAAAAACAccatttttatcattaatttgtatattattatgataataaCTTATTGTAATAAATACGTAAGACAGCTTATAAGtcattgttaaatttttataattatatgataaattacaACTTATAAGTCTTGAATGTTTTGACCTTTCAAAATCGAGAAGGTATATATCATTTGTAAGACAGCTCCCTTGTGTGGACACAAAATggattcaaattaattaattgtgaGTAAATATgaatactaataatatatttttaatcataagttttgaaataaaaagtGGATGCCAGCTAGAAGACAAGGTAGATACCATTTGTAAGACAGTTATCTTGTGTGGACCCAAaatgaattcaaattaattaaatgtgaGTGAAAATGaggaataatataatatatttttcattataagttttgaaataagAGGTGGATGCCAGATAGAacgtatcatatatataaattcatgatGAATCCAGATGGTGTCCaagtaataaattattaatactaattgatattttgaattttttaatataaaaatataatacgttaCTGCCCATAACATCTAGGTGTGGACTATATTAAGACCATAGAAATATGTAAACTCcatggatattaaaattatcgggataaatatcaagttggtgactcgtttcgttcaaatgtatcaattgagtgactgatttccaaattgactcaaattagacactcattagaaaaatttgtatcaaaaatattactctatcgttagtcgaaattttgaaaatattatatattgagtttcacatattttttatgaatggtattacatccaaatgaaagattctgagtcctactatttttgctaatacttttagatttttaaaattttatcaactatttatttttaattttttgattgttttatttgatttaaataaaaataaataggagataaatttttaaaaatctaaaaatattatctaaaatactagaactcggaatctttcatttagatgtaataccattcataaaaaatgtgcgaaactcaatatatagtactttcaaaatttcgactaacgatagagtgatatttttgatacaaatttttctaatgagtggctcatttgagtcaatttaggaatcagtcactcaattgatacatttggacgaaacgagtcaccaacttgatatttatccctaaAATTATCCTAGATCAATATCACCAAAACATGAGTTATGCTCAAAGAAAGTTTGATGAAAACATGTCTTCTCTCCCCGGTCAAAATTCTTCTAGTTATATTGATAGTGATGTGTATCAATCTTTTTATCCTTCAAATAGTTTTGTTCACAATTCAATAGGCCATCAAGGTCAAAATTCTTCTAGTTATATTGATACCGATGTTTATCAATCTCTTTATCCTTCAAATAGTTTTTGTCACAATTCAGTACAACATCAAGGTCAAAATTCTTCTAGTTATATTAATACTGATGTGTATCAATCTCTTTATCCTTCAAATAGTTTTGGTCACAATCAAAGTCAAAATTCTTCTAGTTATATTAATACTGATGTGTATCAATCTCTTTATCCTTCAAATCAAAATTCTTCTGATTATGATTATATTGATACTGATGTGTATCAATCTCTTTATCCTTCAAATAGTTTTGGCCACAATTCAACCATCAAGGTCAAAATTCTTCTGATTATATTGATACTGATGTGTATCAATCTCTTTATCCATCAAATAGTTTTGGTCACAATTCAGTTCACCATCAAGCTCTGTCCATTCCTGAGTCAACCTTACATCATCCCCCACAAAACAATAGTACGGATTTTTCTCACCAGATATATCATCCGAACTCTGATCAAAACACATCTGATCTTTCCTCCTATGGAAATACATCATTTTACTCAGACACTAATAATGATGTGTATCAGGTCTGGTCTGCTGGAGAGTCATCCTTAAACCAACCCCTGATTACTCCAGGGTCAGAGGTGCACCATGGATCCAACTACCAGGAGTCAGGGCCCCAGTTTTTACCAGGATCAGTGTCCTACCATCAAACTGGATACAGTCCAATGAATTTTGAGGCTTCAATTGGGCACCAACAAATAATGACTTCAGATTCATTTGGGCAATATCATGCTGTGAATGAACCCCAGCCACCTCTCACAGTTGGAGTATCTGTTGGACAACCTGAAGCCATTAATCAGCAATACCAACCCATGATTGTTCAAGCTTCTATGGAAAACCAGCAAGTTGCCATAAATCAAACATTTCAAGAGCAACAGCAACACATGCATCTACATAGAGGCGGGGAGGGAGTTGATCATGGTACTCCACAGCCTGGCAATAAACCCCGCTTAAACTGGACTCCCGAGCTGCATGCCGAATTTCTCAGTGCAATCAGCCAACTAGGAGGAGTCTCCAGTAAGTTCCAAGTCTTccttatttctaaaaatataggccacacttatttaaatatgttattttagcCTAACACTCCATTAGAGTATTAAATTATAATGGTAATCTTATAAGTTATCTTAGTTCCACTTAATTCCATTATCTTAGTTATTATTTGATCatgaaatatataacaattttatCAATAATACTACATATTTCCTATTACAaatgttcttttattttttatattttggctATTATAATAGATTTTTCTTACTTTGTAGATGCCACCCCAAAAGCTATCCTTAAGAAAATGAATGTGAGGGAATTGACAACTGAGCACATTAAGAGTCATCTACAGGTtggtttcaatattttaattaaattgaattGTTATTGTACTCATTTTGATATGGTAACATTGTTTTATTTTGATGGCAGAGGGTGAGAATATACATGAAACGGTCTATGTTATCCGCACAAACTGCTGGTGGGAAAAGTTTCTTGGTCATTATACTTATAATTAAACTACttaattagaaatatatttaattatttgagaattgaTAAAAGTGTGTTTGATTGGCGGTAACTAACACCTTTATCAATACAATCTTATGGCAGGTGGCAGTGGTCCTCAACTCTGAGCGGGATAAGGACACTAACAGCCTCCTTGAATGAGTAAGTACAAACTATATAAGTGATATCTCCATACTTTGTTTAATATCAATGACTTtaatatatgttcatataagtTTACTACACCGGgacaaatgaaaataaagtgTATTGTAAAGAGCCATTTGGGAGTTCGCGACATGTTTTCTCGTGGAGTTTACGATAAGCAATTCATAGACATGTATGTTTCAGACTTTACGAAAATTATGTTACTTATCAATAAGTTCATATCTActtataagaattttttttgatcACGTTCATTCGTTCaacattttagaaaaatatattttgagttattaaattatattttgatgagAATATAAATATGGTTCTTTGAGTTTCTTAGTTATCAATAAGCTAGTTTGAGTTCTCGACATAGTATTGTTTCATTCTCTTGTCGACAACTCTCATTGTGTTCAAGATAAGTCATAATAGTTCATGATTTGACTTCCCTATAAATTTCAAATGGTTATAATTAGAATTGTCAAACATGttttacaaattagtgattttgttctgtttattaaatatattctttatCTTTTTAGCTTCTTAATTGTTCCATTAGAGCATTTTAAACTTGATTAACCTATGAAATAGCTTTCTCATTATTATTGTTGCTTATTACGAGATCTAGTGTACTGAATTATGATATTTACCctaaatatgttattttgtgGTTTTTCAAAAAAGTGAAAAGagtaatgaattttttattaaaatatcttttatctAAAGTGGAATATGTTATGAGAGTTTGAGACATTGGTCGAACTTTTAAGAATTAGGCATGGAAGTGCCTTGGATACATGAATAGATTAGTTTgctacatgtttcaagtgtgtgCATGGTCCTATATATTAACAGATCATTCACTCACAGCCTTGGATACATGAATAGATTAGTTTGCCATATGTTTCAAGTGTGTGCATGGTCTTATTTATTAACAGATCATTCACACACCACATGCAtcttaatgatttaaaatttttttcatttaaattgaaattgaaagtCGACATTGGCCTACATTATCTTTGACAGTTAGTTAATCCTTGTTTCACCTTGATTATGTGGTAGTTCTTTTATGTCATGtggtaaaattatttatacttgTCAATCATATTTTGCTAACTCTTGTTCTctttagtttaattattttagtaaaatccgAAGATGCATGGTGCGATTCGAGAGACGAACACATGAAAGACAATGGCTACCAATTGAGTGAACATGTAGCTATTGTTTTAGATTCACCACCCAGTTGGTTGTGAAGACTGAATTgtaatagattttaattaatttttcaaagtATGTTGGACTTTTGGTTATTTGTGACATTTTTTATCGAAGTTAAGCTGATAACATAAGTTTgggttttaataaaaatttgtagttttgttttagttttaggaCTATGACCTTTATGCCGACCAATTTTCGcccatcattttattttatttactcatgtttatattatattagtgtTAGTGACACATCTTGACCCATGATATGTGCCTTATCATATCATCTCATCGACATAAATTCATTTGATGTATATTCTCCGTCTCTATCCGAACGCAATCCCTTGATATGCATGCATTCCCGTTTTATTTTCAACCAATACTTGAAATTTCTTGAATACCTTTATTAATgcctcatatttttcatataaaaaacaaaCCCGTGTTCTTCGAGAGTAGTCATCAATAAACGTAATAAAATACCTCTTGGAGCTATATGACTTGGCTGTGATAGGACCACAATTGTCCGTATGCACCAACTCGAGAGGCTTTGTAGCATGATAGATTGCCTTCCTTTAAAAAGAATTTCTTGTTTGCTTTCTCAAGACAATTCCTCACAAAACTTCCTCAAAAATCCAAGGAATTCCATGAACTATCCCTTTGTTTGACATCTCTTTTAGACCACCGTAGTGTAGGTGTCCAAGTTTCTTGTGCCACAAGGTTGCTTTGTCTTGTATCTTCACTTGCATACATGTCTCCTGCATGTTCCTCAAGTTTAGTTTGAAACTCTAATTTTGGGACATTTCTATTTGAGCAATATATTGTCCCCCCATTTTCATCTTTCAGGAACATGACTTTATTCTCCATGAAAATTGAATATCCTTTCTCAAATAGTTGTCCACAGCTTAGAATGTTGTTTTTCAGGTCCCgaacaaaataaatatcttCTATTTTTCTCTGTCTGCCTTCTATTTTGGAAAAACTAATTTCACCTTTTCCTTTGACTTCAACCTTTGATGCAACACCAAAAGACACAAAACCATAATTTATTTCTCTTAAATCAGTAAAGAGATGTTTGAGTCCACTCATGTGGTTGCTCGCAACACTGTCAAGGTACTATATTACATCAGTTTCTTGAATCATCTTTTTGTTGGCCATTAGCAAAACTCCATCTTGTTGCTCTTCTGTTTGAGCTATGTTTGTCTTTTCTTCAACCATTTTGTTAATCCAGCAATTCCTTGCAAAATGTCCAAATTTTCCACAACTGTAACATTCACGTTATCTGCAACCTCTGCCTGGAGTCATTCTGGCACCTCTGCCACGGCTACTTACTTGTTGGCACCAATTTCGTTGATTTGTCTGCTCTCTTCTTTTAAATCTATTGCTTACATGTACACGTCCTCTACCTcggttaaaatttttatttgcacatcCACGACCTCTTCTTCTAGTATCTAGTGAGTACAGGAGCTTGTCTTTGTCTTTAACAGAGTCATTAGTTTTTAACACATGGGATtttgtttcttctttttttttaacaatatttcTGAATATGCTTGTAATGAACCAATGAATTGATCAATGGTCATGGTTTTCGTatcatttcattcttcaatgGATATGCCAACAAGTTGCAATTTTGTATTCAACGATCTTTGTATTTTTCATTGACACAAGCATCTTCTAACTTTGCTCCATAATTTGGGATATATTCGGTTTCCTTCATATGCAATGATTCAAATTCACCACGTAGGGTTTGTAATCGTACCTTTTTTACTTTGTCAACACTTTAAAATCGTTGTGCAGAATCTCTCGGGCTTCTTTTGCTTTTGTTGCTCATGCCACTTTTTTTAGACATGGCTTCATCTAAGCCCATGCGATATGAATGACCAATTTTCTATCAACAGATATTTCCATCTATCCATCAAATGATATCTTTTAATTACGGTTAACAAGTATTTCTATATCAATGATTTTTTTGACTCAAGCACTACATCTCCCTCAACGGGTACTTCTTCTCATCCATGGATTGAGCCTTGATTTAcattaattgaataaaatttctAAATTGATTATCTTTTTCACCGTCTAATTGATATAGACgagtatttaattatagaaataGTCCAAAAATTATAGAGAGTGATCGGGTAACATAATGAATGAAAGGCAAGCCTTTTACATGGTAAAAGGACACCGGGGACTAGAGAGGCCTCCCACCACTTCAGGAATGTAAGCCAAATCAGGGCTAGTTGAAAAAATTCTAGGCTAATACAgactttattttaatttcaatttatatgatttttttttgaaaattattaacacATGTGCTGATCAGTCCATGCTAATCTGTTGTTCAACAGCACCATGCACGCGCTTATAAAATGTTATGAGAGACAGAGACACTAGTCAAATTTTTATGAATTGGGTCAATATTTGCCTTGGGTACCCCAATGTATTATCTTGCCTGGTGTTGTTGATTGACTGATCATGGACTCCGCACATGTGTCATAATGATTTCACatctttttcatataaattgaaAGCCGATATTGGCATACATTATCTTTGATGGTTAATGATTATAAGATATTTCCATTTAAAATCAATGAATCCTTGGTTTGACCTAATTATGCTACCGTTCTTTTATACCATGTGGTATAAAATCATGTCTATACTTGGTGAACATGTGTTTCTCACTCTTGACTCTTGTTGTCTTTAATCAAATCAATTCAGTTATATTCAAAGACCCCTCGCTCTCCTTTTCCTAATATGAACGATGTGATTCTATAGGCTGAATGGTAAGAGTATGGCTAGGCATCCGATGAACCTCTTTAGTTTTGGATTGAGCCAACATGTTGTTATGATTTTGGATTCACCAGTGAATTGGTTGTTATCGAGTCGTAATAGACTTGTGTTAATTTCGTAAAACATGTTAGACATTTAGTTGCACAACAAaccatttgaaattttttagagatctttttcttgaatttatTTAGTTTCACACTAGTTTGTttgcttgtttttgttttaacagttcctaaaatatcaaagaaaaattcaaaattattgtaAAATTGTATTCAACCCAACTTATAATCTCACATTGTTAAGTTTCGGAAAATAAGATACTTTTTATGGCATAATAGACgtgtaatcaaaataattaagaatAGAGGTGCAAATCCTTACAACACTAAAAATTGAAGATTAGATATttggagaaaaaaaaatatacaactcAAACTTGATGATAGATATTTAAGTTCGACAAAGATATAataattcaagattttttttttcaacacAAGCAATGCCCCCATTAAGTTTTGCCCAAATAATACAACTTGAACATGACAATATGGCTTTAAAACATCATTAGATTTGAAAGAACAACAATAGTCGTTTAATGACGTGACCATTATTAATGTTCTAGCAAGTGAGATATCGAAATCTGGCATATATTATCTTGATTATGAATAACATCTCTTGTTCGAAAAAAATGTGGCATATATTATCTTGATTATGAATAACATATCTTGGCCGAAAGCCAATTAACTTCTTCCCCCTTGTCAAACTATAATATCACAACATAGTATTGGAGTTTGAAATTGCTCTTTACCATCATTTTTTCCGCAATTTGGAGATTTTTGGTGATCAAGAGCTTGCGAGTTTGAGGCTCCACTTTTGTGTATCTAGTCGAGATCACCTTTTACCAAATATTTCCACCATTCCATTTGGTTTTCTTTGGTATGAAGGAAAAAGATGGCTCACACTCAAGTTTTTATAATGTACCAAGAACAACCTCATAGTTAGTACCTGAATGGACAAACAAGTAAAAACTGATAAGTCTGGTGCACATATGCAAAGAATTGTAATATGGATttgtataatcaaattaaaaagctATAGTAGTTAATTCATAAATGAAACATACTTGTTCATAAATAGAAAATATTGTTCGGggttaataattcataaaatactaatttatgattaagaatattaaaaataatatatacattcaAGATAATATATACCCCATATCTCAAAAATCTTTCAATTTTAAGAATCATGAGAAGCATTTCAGAGTCTTAAATATCCGCATTAAATACATAATAAGGATCCAAAccataattaaagaaaaaattaacattaaGCATACatgaagaattaaaaaaaagcaTTCTATATATGTACAAAAGTATTAGATCTTATAAACCCATTGTACAAACATAATTGATCAATagttatatttcaataaaatttgagGGAATAATGTTCGgtgttaaaatttgattaaaaaagttgATGGCAAAATTCCCAGAACTAGGAAACTCGATTCACATAATAAACAACAATACTTATATTTCGGAAACATTTAGtagaaaaatttcaaaacctgTGCAGAAAGAATAACTGATTTATGTCCTAGTCTGGGGTGATCTCTATCTGGGTGATGATCTTCTTCATCTTCCGCATATATCCAGTAAATCATACAAGTGGAGAGTTGAACAAGGATTATGAACATAATAAGAATAGATCTGTATAAAGGTAGTTCAAAATGAAAGATATATAGGTGAATAACCAAAAGGTAATGGTGTAAATTGGACTTGTAGAAATGTGAGGATGAATGCCATATATTTGGTTGGTGAGAAGTTTCTAGAATTgggataattaatatattatttgtatttcatGAGAA is a window from the Daucus carota subsp. sativus chromosome 8, DH1 v3.0, whole genome shotgun sequence genome containing:
- the LOC108198199 gene encoding protein PHOSPHATE STARVATION RESPONSE 3-like, with the protein product MAKALRMKPEEIFNEGMQSMRMNCYLHALNQISFGHNSVHHQALSIPESTLHHPPQNNSTDFSHQIYHPNSDQNTSDLSSYGNTSFYSDTNNDVYQVWSAGESSLNQPLITPGSEVHHGSNYQESGPQFLPGSVSYHQTGYSPMNFEASIGHQQIMTSDSFGQYHAVNEPQPPLTVGVSVGQPEAINQQYQPMIVQASMENQQVAINQTFQEQQQHMHLHRGGEGVDHGTPQPGNKPRLNWTPELHAEFLSAISQLGGVSNATPKAILKKMNVRELTTEHIKSHLQRVRIYMKRSMLSAQTAGGKSFLVAVVLNSERDKDTNSLLE